A genomic segment from Paenibacillus sp. FSL K6-1096 encodes:
- a CDS encoding PadR family transcriptional regulator — MPMKLVILGLLQERNMHPYEITLVMKDRAMDQVIKMQTGSVYYAVDKLAAGGHIEAVEVIHSPDRPDKTIYRITDKGKAFMEQLIIQQIRKNDPMYHPVHIALSLMHMIDQEKVAKLLEERIHKAEHQVNLAYQLYEEHISVVPRSVLHLMYGRYEHCQTELKWLKRLQADVVARRLNDTGTPITPD; from the coding sequence ATGCCGATGAAGCTGGTGATTCTGGGCCTTCTGCAGGAGCGGAATATGCATCCTTACGAGATCACCCTGGTCATGAAGGACCGTGCTATGGATCAGGTGATCAAGATGCAGACCGGGTCCGTGTATTATGCGGTTGATAAGCTGGCCGCAGGCGGCCATATCGAAGCGGTTGAGGTCATTCACAGCCCGGACCGTCCGGACAAAACAATCTACAGGATCACAGACAAAGGCAAAGCCTTCATGGAGCAGCTCATTATACAGCAGATCCGCAAAAACGATCCCATGTACCATCCGGTACATATCGCCTTGTCGCTCATGCATATGATTGACCAGGAGAAGGTTGCCAAGCTGCTGGAGGAGCGCATCCATAAGGCGGAGCATCAGGTGAACCTGGCATACCAGCTGTACGAGGAGCACATTTCTGTGGTGCCCCGCTCGGTGCTGCATCTGATGTACGGCAGATATGAGCATTGCCAGACGGAGCTGAAATGGCTGAAGCGCCTGCAAGCGGATGTGGTTGCGCGCAGGCTGAATGATACCGGCACGCCGATTACTCCAGACTAA
- a CDS encoding MDR family MFS transporter: MHTKESNLKLVVAGLLLGILMSAMDNTIVAAAMGTIVSDLGGLDKIVWVTSAYMVMVMAGTPIFGKLSDMYGRKRFYIFGLIVFLIGSALCGTAASITQLSIYRAIQGIGGGALMPIAFTIVFDIFPPQQRGKLTGLFGAVFGISSVIGPLLGAYITEYVNWNWIFYINLPIGVVSFFLIIYFYKESVIHSKQRIDWGGAFTLVAGIICLMFALELGGNEYPWDSAAILGLFGGFAVFLIAFILIEKSAAEPVISFAMFRKRLFATSSILGLFYGSAFIVATVYIPIYVQGVYGGSATNSGLILMPMMIGTVVGSQSGGLLTTRTSFRNIMLLSAVCFVAGIYLLSTLTPDTSRLLLNVFMALTGFGVGFSFSVLSLSSIQHFDMRQRGSATSTSTFLRSLGMTLGITIFGIIQRNRFASELSTGLGGGDQASSFSDPRAALTPEARAQIPAPVLEKITNALSSSIAHTFLWALVPAVLTVVFVLLMPKDRLLPQGGQPAIDNERR, encoded by the coding sequence ATGCACACCAAAGAGAGCAATCTGAAGCTCGTCGTTGCCGGGCTGCTGCTCGGCATTCTGATGTCGGCCATGGATAATACAATTGTTGCCGCAGCGATGGGCACGATTGTCTCCGACCTGGGAGGCTTGGACAAAATTGTCTGGGTCACCTCCGCCTATATGGTCATGGTTATGGCCGGAACCCCGATCTTCGGCAAGCTGTCCGATATGTACGGACGCAAGCGGTTCTACATTTTCGGGCTGATCGTCTTCCTGATCGGCTCCGCACTGTGCGGAACGGCGGCCAGCATCACCCAGCTCAGCATTTACCGCGCGATTCAGGGGATTGGCGGGGGTGCGCTGATGCCGATTGCGTTTACGATTGTATTTGATATTTTTCCGCCGCAGCAGCGGGGCAAGCTAACCGGACTATTTGGAGCCGTCTTCGGGATATCCAGTGTTATCGGGCCTCTGCTAGGTGCGTATATCACCGAATACGTCAACTGGAACTGGATCTTCTATATTAACCTGCCGATTGGGGTCGTCTCGTTCTTCCTCATTATCTACTTCTACAAGGAGTCGGTCATCCACAGCAAGCAGCGGATTGACTGGGGCGGTGCCTTCACCCTCGTGGCAGGCATTATCTGCCTGATGTTCGCACTGGAGCTTGGCGGCAATGAGTACCCTTGGGATTCAGCAGCCATTCTTGGATTGTTCGGCGGCTTCGCCGTCTTCCTTATTGCTTTCATTCTTATTGAAAAATCCGCCGCCGAACCGGTCATCTCCTTCGCCATGTTCCGCAAGCGCCTGTTCGCCACCAGCAGTATTCTGGGGCTTTTCTACGGCTCGGCGTTCATTGTTGCGACAGTGTATATCCCGATATACGTGCAGGGGGTATATGGCGGCTCGGCCACCAACTCCGGCCTGATCCTCATGCCGATGATGATCGGCACCGTAGTCGGCAGCCAGTCCGGCGGTCTGCTTACGACCCGGACCAGCTTCCGCAATATTATGCTGCTGTCGGCGGTATGCTTCGTGGCCGGGATCTATCTGCTCAGCACACTGACACCGGACACCTCCCGGCTGCTGCTGAATGTCTTCATGGCCTTGACCGGCTTCGGTGTCGGATTCTCCTTCTCGGTGCTCAGCCTGTCATCCATCCAGCATTTCGATATGCGCCAGCGGGGCTCGGCTACTTCAACCAGCACCTTCCTGCGCTCGCTTGGCATGACACTCGGCATTACCATCTTCGGGATCATCCAGCGCAACCGCTTCGCCTCGGAGCTGAGCACCGGACTCGGCGGAGGAGACCAGGCTTCCTCCTTCAGCGATCCGCGTGCCGCATTGACGCCTGAAGCACGGGCCCAGATTCCTGCACCTGTCCTGGAGAAGATTACGAATGCATTGTCCTCGTCCATCGCGCATACTTTTCTGTGGGCGCTGGTGCCGGCGGTGCTGACGGTGGTCTTCGTCCTGCTGATGCCGAAGGACCGGCTGCTGCCTCAAGGGGGCCAGCCTGCTATCGATAACGAACGGAGGTAA
- a CDS encoding metal-sensitive transcriptional regulator, with protein sequence MRKSHHSPEFKNGLTARLNRIEGQIRGVKGMIERDTYCDDVLNQLAAVQAALNSVGKLLLEGHMKSCIVERIEAGEHEVIDELLVTVGKLMK encoded by the coding sequence GTGCGCAAGAGCCATCACTCGCCGGAATTCAAGAACGGGCTGACGGCCCGGCTGAACCGGATTGAGGGGCAGATCCGCGGAGTGAAAGGGATGATTGAGCGTGATACCTACTGCGATGATGTACTTAATCAGCTCGCGGCGGTACAGGCGGCGCTGAACAGCGTCGGGAAGCTTCTGCTGGAAGGCCATATGAAGAGCTGTATTGTTGAGCGCATCGAAGCCGGAGAGCATGAGGTTATCGATGAGCTGCTGGTTACGGTCGGGAAGCTGATGAAATAG
- a CDS encoding copper ion binding protein, whose translation MSNVVLKVEGMSCGHCVSAVEKAVSGAGAAAKVDLPAKTVAVEYDEAKVSLDKIKAAIEDQGYDVV comes from the coding sequence ATGTCGAACGTAGTATTGAAGGTTGAAGGCATGTCCTGCGGTCATTGTGTCAGTGCGGTAGAGAAGGCGGTTAGCGGTGCAGGGGCTGCGGCGAAGGTAGACCTGCCGGCGAAGACGGTGGCGGTTGAATATGACGAGGCTAAGGTTAGCCTGGATAAGATCAAGGCGGCCATTGAGGATCAGGGCTACGACGTAGTATAA
- a CDS encoding heavy metal translocating P-type ATPase: MEKSAEAAKEQATLQITGMTCSACATRIEKGLSRMEGVSHANVNLALEQATVGYDPAVAGVPQLEEKIRSLGYDTLKESADFDITGMTCAACSARIEKVLGRMPGIAAVNVNLALETAHVEYSPGNISTAEIIDKVSSIGYKAALKQDRKDIASQRGAEIAHKRNKWILSAILSLPLLWAMAGHFSFTSWIWTPELFMNPWFQLVLATPVQFLIGWQFYVSAYKALKNGSANMDVLVVLGTSAAYFYSLYLTIDSLSMSGMHHTVELYFETSAVLITLILVGKWFEALAKGRSSDAIRSLMGLQAKTALVEREGAELSIPVEDVIIGDIVLVKPGTKVPVDGEVVEGLSAVDESMLTGESIPVEKKPGDSVIGATLNKNGMLRIRAKKVGRDTALAQIIRVVEEAQGSKAPIQRVADVISGIFVPIVVGIAAVTFAVWYIWGAPGQFAEALEKAIAVLVIACPCALGLATPTSIMAGSGRAAEFGILFKGGEHLEAAQGVKVVVVDKTGTVTNGKPVLTDIVATTGIAAHGKVLAENRLLSVTAAAEKLSEHPLADAIVAAAQSRGIELPPAEQFEAVPGRGVTAVVAGQKVSVGTRRMMRENGLEIEAWLDIMTRLEQEGKTAMLVSLDDAIAGVVAVADTIKTTSREAVARLHDMGIEVVMITGDNKVTAKAIADQAGIRTVLAEVLPEGKAAEIRRLQSGGVKVAMVGDGINDAPALATADTGMAIGTGTDVAMEAADITLMRGDLMGIADAILMSRKTMRNIKQNLFWALAYNTLGIPVAALGFLAPWLAGAAMAFSSVSVVLNALRLQRVKL, translated from the coding sequence ATGGAAAAGAGTGCAGAAGCCGCCAAGGAGCAGGCTACCCTGCAGATTACCGGCATGACCTGCTCTGCCTGCGCCACGCGGATAGAGAAGGGCCTGTCCCGTATGGAGGGAGTATCCCATGCCAACGTCAATCTGGCGCTGGAGCAGGCCACGGTTGGATATGATCCGGCGGTGGCCGGGGTGCCGCAGTTAGAGGAGAAGATCCGTTCGCTCGGATATGACACGCTGAAGGAATCGGCGGATTTCGATATTACCGGCATGACCTGTGCCGCCTGTTCCGCCCGGATAGAGAAGGTGCTGGGACGGATGCCGGGAATTGCAGCCGTGAATGTGAATCTGGCGCTGGAGACCGCCCATGTGGAGTATTCGCCGGGCAACATCAGCACAGCCGAGATTATAGATAAGGTTAGCAGCATCGGCTACAAGGCAGCGCTGAAGCAGGACCGCAAGGACATTGCCAGCCAGCGCGGAGCGGAGATTGCCCACAAGCGGAACAAATGGATCTTATCTGCCATTCTGTCGCTGCCGCTGCTCTGGGCGATGGCCGGCCACTTCTCGTTCACCTCCTGGATCTGGACGCCTGAGCTATTCATGAATCCGTGGTTCCAGCTGGTGCTGGCGACTCCAGTCCAGTTCCTGATCGGCTGGCAGTTCTACGTCAGTGCTTATAAAGCGCTGAAGAACGGCAGTGCCAATATGGATGTGCTGGTGGTGCTGGGTACATCTGCCGCTTATTTCTACAGCCTGTATCTGACCATCGATTCACTGAGCATGAGCGGGATGCATCATACTGTGGAATTGTATTTTGAGACCAGTGCGGTGCTGATTACGCTGATCCTGGTCGGCAAATGGTTCGAGGCGCTGGCCAAGGGCCGTTCATCGGATGCGATCCGCAGCCTGATGGGGCTGCAGGCCAAGACGGCGCTGGTCGAGCGGGAAGGTGCAGAGCTGAGCATTCCAGTTGAGGATGTCATAATTGGGGACATTGTGCTGGTGAAGCCGGGCACGAAGGTGCCTGTTGACGGGGAAGTGGTCGAGGGGCTGTCTGCTGTTGATGAATCGATGCTTACAGGCGAGAGTATTCCGGTGGAGAAGAAGCCGGGTGACTCCGTAATAGGCGCTACGCTGAACAAGAACGGAATGCTGCGGATCAGAGCCAAGAAGGTTGGCCGGGACACGGCCCTGGCCCAGATCATCCGGGTCGTGGAAGAGGCGCAGGGCTCGAAGGCCCCGATTCAGCGGGTTGCCGATGTGATCTCCGGGATTTTCGTGCCGATCGTGGTCGGCATTGCCGCTGTAACCTTCGCCGTCTGGTATATCTGGGGCGCGCCGGGACAGTTCGCCGAGGCGCTGGAGAAGGCAATTGCGGTGCTTGTCATTGCCTGCCCGTGCGCACTGGGGCTGGCTACGCCGACCTCCATCATGGCAGGTTCGGGCCGGGCCGCCGAGTTCGGCATTCTGTTCAAGGGCGGGGAGCATCTGGAGGCCGCGCAGGGTGTGAAGGTGGTTGTAGTCGATAAAACCGGTACAGTCACCAACGGCAAGCCTGTGCTGACCGATATCGTGGCAACCACCGGTATTGCTGCCCACGGCAAAGTGCTGGCCGAGAACCGGCTGCTGTCGGTTACGGCGGCGGCGGAGAAGCTGTCGGAGCATCCGCTGGCCGACGCCATAGTCGCCGCTGCACAGAGCCGGGGGATCGAGCTTCCGCCCGCCGAGCAGTTCGAGGCGGTGCCGGGCCGTGGCGTTACGGCTGTGGTCGCAGGCCAGAAGGTCAGCGTAGGCACCCGGCGGATGATGCGGGAGAACGGGCTTGAAATCGAAGCCTGGCTGGACATCATGACCCGGCTGGAGCAGGAAGGCAAAACGGCGATGCTGGTCTCACTCGATGATGCCATCGCAGGCGTTGTCGCTGTGGCGGACACCATAAAGACCACCTCACGCGAGGCTGTCGCCCGGCTGCACGACATGGGCATAGAGGTCGTGATGATTACCGGAGACAACAAGGTGACGGCGAAGGCAATTGCCGATCAGGCGGGCATCCGTACGGTGCTGGCCGAGGTGCTGCCGGAGGGCAAGGCGGCCGAGATCCGCAGGCTCCAGAGCGGCGGGGTCAAGGTCGCCATGGTCGGGGACGGCATCAACGATGCGCCGGCGCTGGCGACCGCTGATACAGGCATGGCGATCGGCACCGGCACCGATGTAGCGATGGAAGCTGCGGATATCACGCTGATGCGCGGCGACCTGATGGGAATAGCCGATGCTATCCTGATGAGCCGCAAAACAATGCGCAATATCAAGCAGAACCTGTTCTGGGCGCTGGCTTACAATACCTTGGGCATTCCCGTTGCCGCGCTGGGCTTCCTGGCCCCTTGGCTGGCCGGAGCCGCGATGGCCTTCAGCTCGGTATCGGTGGTGCTGAACGCGCTGCGGCTGCAGCGGGTCAAGTTGTAA
- a CDS encoding DMT family transporter: MPKQGLKLAYSFAVLNAFIIGFSFLFTKVALVHAGPLDTLTFRFAASFAVMSVPVAFGWVKVSYRGKPVGRALLLAAMYPLGFFTLQVFGLQHATSAEGGILYSFTPVVTMIIAGVFLKEKTTLPQKLCIFLSVFGVVFIFIMKGSRIDLSNMTGIVLLFLTCLAFAGYSVLARSLSSHFSPSELSYLLMGTGFATFLIISLTGHAASGTLGDFLSPLKSGTFILSALYLGVIASLVTTLTSTYILSKIEASLMSVFSNLSTIVSIAAGAFFLNEEITVYHGIGSALIIAGVIGTNLLGRQKKAANPAPARSQH, encoded by the coding sequence ATGCCAAAACAAGGACTCAAGCTGGCCTACAGCTTCGCCGTACTCAACGCATTCATTATCGGCTTCTCATTTCTGTTCACCAAGGTGGCGCTGGTTCATGCCGGACCGCTGGATACGCTGACCTTCCGCTTTGCCGCCTCTTTTGCCGTCATGTCGGTTCCGGTCGCCTTCGGCTGGGTCAAGGTCTCCTACCGGGGCAAGCCGGTGGGCCGGGCGCTGCTGCTGGCAGCGATGTATCCGCTGGGCTTCTTCACCCTTCAGGTGTTCGGGCTTCAGCACGCCACCTCAGCCGAAGGCGGGATTCTGTATTCGTTCACCCCGGTGGTGACGATGATTATCGCCGGGGTTTTCCTGAAGGAGAAGACGACATTGCCGCAAAAGCTGTGTATTTTCCTCTCAGTCTTCGGCGTAGTGTTCATCTTCATCATGAAGGGGAGCCGCATCGATTTGTCCAATATGACCGGGATCGTGCTGCTGTTCCTGACCTGTCTTGCGTTTGCAGGGTACAGTGTACTGGCCCGCTCGCTGTCCAGCCACTTCAGCCCGTCTGAGCTTAGCTACCTGCTGATGGGTACAGGCTTCGCCACCTTCCTGATCATCTCGCTCACCGGACATGCAGCCAGCGGAACGCTTGGGGATTTCCTCAGTCCGCTGAAGAGCGGCACCTTCATTCTGTCCGCACTGTATCTGGGGGTCATCGCTTCGCTGGTTACCACCTTGACCTCCACCTATATTTTATCCAAAATCGAGGCCTCGCTCATGAGCGTATTCAGCAACCTCTCCACCATCGTCTCCATTGCTGCGGGCGCGTTCTTCCTGAACGAAGAAATTACCGTCTATCACGGGATTGGCTCAGCGCTCATCATCGCAGGAGTCATAGGCACGAACTTATTGGGCCGGCAAAAGAAAGCCGCGAACCCCGCACCCGCCCGCAGCCAGCATTAA
- a CDS encoding PLP-dependent aminotransferase family protein, giving the protein MNKYHQVLTEMERGMREGQYRPGDKLPSVRRAAEIYGCSISTILRAYGELERTHMIYSIPQSGYYMVEKAEEPEAGGSSGETDFASASPDLNVFPYLDFQHCLNKAIDQYKYHLFTYGDALGLDSLRRTLVAHLAEYQVFAKAERILITSGIQQALEILARMPFPSGRTDILVEQPGYDIYLRYLEAEGLPVSGIRRSAAGIDLQELEERLAGGRFKLFYTMPRYHNPLGTTYSAEERRAIALLAAKYDVYIAEDDYMADLGIGRRYDPIYAYDQTSHVIYLKSFSKIIFPGLRLGAVVVPEPLLEAFRAYKGYTDTSLLSQAALEVYIKNGMYGHHRHKLKAMYAARIRAVYAALRRHNTEGLIEASADSSGIYIQFKLPVTVNLERLVRRLGERKIRVVPGNGFYLSGERNRDKFLRISISRAGLGQIDEGIRAIVEEVKRGRGR; this is encoded by the coding sequence ATGAACAAATATCATCAGGTGCTCACGGAGATGGAGCGGGGGATGAGGGAAGGGCAGTACCGTCCCGGGGACAAGCTGCCGTCTGTACGCCGGGCCGCAGAAATCTACGGATGCAGTATCAGCACCATTCTGCGGGCTTACGGGGAGCTGGAGCGGACCCACATGATCTACTCGATTCCGCAGAGCGGCTATTACATGGTAGAGAAGGCTGAAGAGCCTGAAGCTGGGGGCAGCAGCGGGGAGACCGACTTTGCTTCGGCTTCGCCGGATTTGAATGTGTTCCCTTATCTCGATTTCCAGCATTGCCTCAATAAGGCGATTGACCAGTACAAGTATCATCTGTTCACGTATGGAGATGCGCTGGGGCTGGATTCGCTGCGCCGCACCCTGGTGGCCCATCTGGCCGAGTATCAGGTATTCGCCAAGGCGGAGCGGATTCTGATCACCTCCGGAATTCAGCAGGCGCTTGAGATTCTGGCGCGAATGCCGTTCCCGAGCGGGCGGACGGACATTCTGGTCGAGCAGCCGGGGTACGATATCTATCTGCGGTATCTGGAGGCGGAAGGATTGCCGGTCAGCGGTATCCGGCGTTCGGCGGCCGGTATCGATTTGCAGGAGCTGGAGGAGCGGTTGGCGGGCGGGAGATTCAAGTTATTTTACACGATGCCGAGGTATCATAATCCGCTGGGGACCACCTACAGTGCAGAGGAGCGCCGGGCGATTGCTCTACTTGCGGCCAAATACGATGTCTACATCGCCGAAGATGATTATATGGCTGATCTGGGCATCGGACGGCGTTATGATCCGATCTATGCGTATGACCAGACCTCCCATGTGATTTATCTCAAAAGCTTCTCCAAAATCATCTTCCCCGGCCTCAGACTCGGTGCTGTTGTGGTCCCGGAGCCGCTGCTGGAAGCCTTCCGCGCCTACAAGGGGTACACCGATACCTCGTTGCTGTCGCAGGCTGCGCTGGAGGTCTATATTAAGAACGGCATGTACGGACACCACCGGCATAAGCTGAAGGCCATGTATGCGGCCAGAATCCGCGCGGTCTATGCGGCGCTCAGGCGGCATAATACGGAAGGCCTCATTGAAGCCTCTGCGGACAGCTCCGGCATCTATATCCAGTTCAAGCTGCCGGTGACCGTTAATCTGGAGCGTCTGGTCCGGCGGCTGGGCGAGCGGAAGATCCGGGTGGTGCCCGGGAACGGGTTCTACTTATCCGGTGAGCGGAACCGGGATAAATTCCTGCGCATCAGTATTTCCCGGGCCGGGCTGGGGCAGATTGATGAAGGAATCCGGGCGATTGTCGAGGAGGTGAAGCGCGGGAGGGGGAGGTAG